The proteins below are encoded in one region of Ferroplasma acidiphilum:
- the rfbB gene encoding dTDP-glucose 4,6-dehydratase: protein MKTFLVTGGAGFIGSNFINYLHNNYEDYIINLDKLSYGSNLNNIKIDSRYKFIKKSIGDDITEIIDNTDYIINFAAESHVDRSIASPESFVSENINGVLNLLECIRKSKNDPVLINIGTDEEYGDTINGSFTEQDMLKPSSPYSASKAASSLLALSYFRTYGIKTMVTRTSNNFGKYQFPEKLIPKTIIRNLLNLDIPLYGNGRNIRDWIYTEDNVRAILTVLFKGKYGEIYNISSNNELENIDIVEKIFDLMGKKGNIKYVSDRPGHDVRYSIRSDKLKNLGWKPEYSFMDALKLTVEWYINNEKWWKPLIGNNTLSEEPWKLKWD from the coding sequence ATGAAAACATTCCTGGTAACCGGTGGTGCTGGATTTATTGGATCTAATTTTATTAACTATCTGCATAATAATTATGAAGATTATATAATAAATCTGGATAAACTATCATATGGTTCAAATTTAAACAATATAAAAATTGATTCACGCTATAAATTTATTAAAAAATCCATAGGTGATGATATAACTGAAATAATTGATAATACAGATTACATAATAAATTTCGCAGCAGAATCACATGTGGATAGAAGCATAGCCAGTCCGGAGAGCTTCGTTTCAGAAAATATAAATGGCGTTCTTAATTTGCTGGAATGCATAAGAAAATCAAAGAATGACCCTGTATTGATTAATATAGGCACAGACGAGGAATATGGCGATACAATAAATGGATCTTTCACGGAACAGGATATGCTTAAGCCTTCATCGCCCTATTCTGCATCCAAGGCTGCTTCCTCGCTCCTTGCATTATCATATTTCAGGACATATGGAATAAAAACTATGGTAACAAGGACATCTAATAACTTCGGGAAATACCAGTTCCCTGAAAAATTAATTCCAAAAACAATTATAAGAAATCTATTAAACCTCGATATACCTTTATATGGCAATGGCAGGAATATAAGGGACTGGATTTATACAGAAGATAATGTCAGGGCTATACTGACTGTGCTATTCAAGGGAAAATATGGTGAAATTTATAATATTTCTTCAAATAATGAGCTGGAAAATATCGATATAGTGGAGAAAATATTTGATCTAATGGGGAAGAAAGGAAATATAAAGTATGTTTCCGACAGGCCAGGGCATGATGTGAGATATTCCATAAGATCAGATAAATTAAAAAATCTTGGATGGAAACCGGAATATAGTTTTATGGATGCCTTAAAATTAACTGTCGAATGGTACATCAACAATGAAAAATGGTGGAAACCATTGATTGGCAACAATACATTGTCTGAGGAGCCATGGAAATTAAAATGGGATTAA
- a CDS encoding SDR family oxidoreductase, which produces MKTLIIGSGGQLGKALSSILENSIPLSHDDIDLRNVNNIENILDKYDFDTIINCAAMTSVDKCETDIESAYYINGLSMKYIANYCRENNKYFIHVSTDYVFTGNKGNYTEDDIPYPVNYYGLSKLIGDTYVNSYKDSLIIRTSGVYGSKNNFPLYVIDRLRNNQKVNAFDNYYSPVNANVLAYSILKIINLKLTGILNISGDRFSRYEFALKIADKFGLNEALINKTDYNSVKSIAKRPYDSSLNNEKAKGILKFNFDDLDYNLNEFKKNMDNLI; this is translated from the coding sequence ATGAAAACTTTAATAATTGGTTCAGGTGGCCAGCTGGGAAAGGCATTATCATCTATTTTGGAAAATAGCATACCGCTTTCACATGATGACATAGATTTAAGGAATGTAAACAATATAGAAAATATTCTTGATAAATATGACTTTGATACAATAATTAACTGTGCAGCAATGACCAGTGTGGATAAATGTGAAACTGATATTGAAAGTGCATATTACATAAACGGTTTGTCTATGAAATATATTGCAAATTATTGCAGGGAGAACAATAAATACTTCATTCACGTTTCAACGGATTATGTTTTTACCGGTAATAAGGGAAATTATACTGAGGATGACATACCCTATCCCGTTAATTATTACGGCTTGTCAAAATTAATAGGCGATACTTATGTTAATTCTTATAAGGATTCGTTGATAATAAGGACTTCAGGCGTATATGGTTCAAAAAATAATTTTCCATTGTATGTAATAGACAGGTTAAGAAATAATCAAAAAGTAAATGCCTTTGACAATTATTATTCACCGGTAAATGCGAACGTGCTTGCATATTCAATCTTAAAAATAATAAATTTAAAGTTAACCGGAATTCTGAATATTTCCGGTGATAGATTCTCAAGGTATGAATTTGCATTAAAAATAGCCGATAAATTCGGGTTAAATGAAGCTCTAATAAATAAAACAGATTATAATTCTGTAAAATCTATTGCAAAGAGGCCATATGATTCATCATTAAATAATGAAAAGGCAAAGGGTATACTGAAATTCAACTTTGATGACCTTGATTATAATTTAAATGAGTTTAAAAAAAATATGGATAATTTAATTTAA
- a CDS encoding glucose-1-phosphate thymidylyltransferase, whose product MKGIILHGGAGTRLRPLTHTGPKQLIPIANKPMSQYVLEYLTDAGINDICMILGDISPEKVKDYYGDGSEFNCNIQYIDQGAPLGIANAISLTSNFVGNDKFVVILGDNLIEGKIKTFMDKFEKYNYDAFIVLTKSMHPKDFGVAEFRNNKLVNLVEKPENPPSNYVLTGIYFFTPLIFDYIKKLKPSWRNEYEITEAIQLLLKDNKNIGYDIIDGWWKDTGTVDDILAANMLILDRGRNIEERANVKGKVAIGKNVVLSDDSLIRGPAIIGDNTVIQDKTFIGPYTSIGDNCTIKKASIENSIIMDNSNIDTENTIVDSIIGENSVIMNANLLKPAGKRLLLGENSRIYI is encoded by the coding sequence ATGAAAGGGATTATATTGCATGGCGGTGCTGGCACGAGATTGAGGCCATTAACACATACAGGACCAAAACAGTTGATACCCATAGCAAACAAGCCGATGTCTCAGTATGTACTGGAGTATTTAACAGATGCTGGAATAAATGATATCTGTATGATACTCGGTGATATATCACCTGAAAAGGTAAAGGATTACTATGGGGATGGATCTGAATTTAACTGCAATATTCAATACATAGATCAGGGTGCGCCCCTCGGTATCGCCAACGCAATATCTTTAACCAGTAATTTTGTGGGGAATGATAAATTTGTAGTTATTTTAGGGGATAATTTAATAGAGGGCAAAATTAAAACGTTTATGGATAAATTTGAAAAATATAATTATGATGCTTTTATTGTCCTGACAAAGTCAATGCACCCGAAGGATTTTGGCGTTGCCGAGTTCCGTAATAATAAGCTTGTAAATCTTGTAGAGAAGCCAGAAAACCCACCATCCAATTACGTGCTTACAGGCATATACTTTTTCACCCCACTTATATTTGATTATATAAAAAAGTTGAAACCATCATGGAGGAATGAATACGAAATTACGGAAGCGATCCAGCTGCTCTTAAAGGATAATAAGAATATCGGATACGATATAATAGATGGATGGTGGAAAGATACAGGCACCGTTGATGATATACTTGCTGCTAATATGCTCATACTGGATAGAGGAAGAAACATTGAGGAAAGAGCCAATGTAAAAGGAAAAGTTGCAATTGGGAAAAACGTTGTACTGTCAGATGATTCACTTATCAGGGGTCCAGCTATCATTGGAGATAATACTGTTATACAGGATAAAACATTTATAGGCCCGTATACCAGCATAGGTGATAACTGCACAATAAAAAAAGCGTCTATTGAGAACTCCATAATAATGGACAATTCAAATATAGATACGGAAAATACAATAGTGGATTCCATAATTGGAGAGAATTCTGTTATCATGAATGCAAATTTATTAAAACCCGCTGGAAAACGCTTATTGCTTGGTGAGAATTCAAGGATATATATTTAA
- a CDS encoding multiubiquitin domain-containing protein — translation MEREEKKFEIIVNGKPKPWQEITINYAQIVSLAFPQTTNPTDVFTVQYSHGTKEQSRGTMVEGQSVTIKSGMIFDVTRTFKS, via the coding sequence ATGGAGAGAGAAGAAAAGAAATTTGAAATTATAGTGAATGGGAAACCTAAACCCTGGCAAGAAATCACTATTAACTACGCACAGATAGTTAGTTTGGCATTTCCACAGACAACTAATCCTACTGATGTATTTACAGTACAATACAGTCATGGTACAAAGGAGCAATCTCGGGGAACTATGGTTGAAGGTCAGTCAGTAACAATTAAAAGTGGTATGATTTTTGATGTCACCAGAACTTTTAAGTCATAG